acctctaaattttagatccatcatatcaaagagaatcttgtcatttagaagtattaaataaagtctaattataaaaatttttgcacagatggatgctaattcacgagacaaatttaatgagcctaattaatccataatttgccacagtgatgctacactAATCATCtgctaattatggactaatatacctcattagattcgtctcgcgaattagacctggggttctgcaattagttttgtaattagactttatttaatacttttctaaatgataagattctctttgacgtgacctctctaaactttagaccccaggaaacgaacgcaccctcaCTCACAAACCATGTCAAACAACAAGACAACCGCTCGCAGCCCTCAGCCTGCGTGCTCGACTCCCTGCTAGTCTGCGCTGTACTGTACTGTACCACCCGTGCTACAGGTCGCCATGGCAGGCTTCAGAAATGCCTGCATTTTTTGCATCTTTATTTGGCAAGAGCTGTCTGCACGGATGATTGATCGGTTGGTTCATGCCAGACAGACAGCCATGAGGATTCGAGTGAGGAGGCATCCTCTGCGTCTTCCCTCTCCTGCTCTCCAGCCGGCACCGCCCGCCGGGCATAGCATCGCGCCTTCTCGGACAATTTCATTGGATTATATATATTTTGGGTTACTCGATCGCTAAAaaattaataaaataaattagaataGTATTCTGCATAAATAATTTTGGAGTGGAAATAAACTAGAGCGGCATACTATGGAAATTAACTAGCTGATAAAAATACTATTAAATACCTACTTGCATCCTTAATTCTGTCCGAACCAATCCTCCACAAGACTTAACTACCAAGACAAACAACAAGAGCTTCTTTAGGAGGGCTCCATCGGATATCCATTGGAGCGCTTCTACCGGGGGATGGTGGGAGAGCCGGAGATGTTTTGCGGTGGGAACACGGTGCTAAAGAATCCAGCTCCGCCTGCTCCGGCTCCGACTCCGTCCACTCACGAAGCCCTTCCAAACGGATCCCAAATCATGCTCCCTCCTGCCACACATACCGCAACCACAACACATATGCTCGCTTGCTCGATCGATCCCTTCCCCTCGTTCCCAATTCTTCGCACCGCCGCTGCAAGCCTGCAACGGCAACGGCCTGCTCCTTCCTGCTAACCAGCCAATAATCACCTCCTCAATCATAACACACccctctgtctctctctctctgatcgGTGGTTGTTGCTTTGTTagttttatttttctttctttcattTGCTCGTCAGGTTAGCAGCACACAGCACAGCACTGAAGACCAAGTTGCTGCTGCCGCCAGGACCCTGCCGAGCGAGCACTGAAGCATCTCGCTACATGTGTGTTTCCTTCCTCTTGCTTTTCAAGCGAGAGAGCGCGAGCCCAACAAACAGCTCGGACGGATGCGAACGGCGCGGCAATAAAGAATTCAACGCCGCACCAACCCCCCCGCACCACTGTTCATCAACTCTGAAAGGGAATCAAGCCTGACAGATAGGCGCCAACTAacgcagcagcaacaacagcaacaATAAAAATATAATCTTTTTTAATTTTTTCTGTATCTTATTAGTATTATTAGTATTCCTTGTTACAGGAGAAAAAGAAATTCTGCATCCACCAGTGACTTGAGCAGTGACCACTGGCTGGCCAGTcccctcccaacctctcagcaCAATCTCAAAAACAACAGTACAACGCACGTAGTATTGCTAGTATCAGTATGCCATGGCTGTTTGTGTATAGGCAGGCAGGCATGGCTGGCTGCATTTCTTTCTTTCAGAGTTCAGACACCCAATTGGAGACGGACAACCCTTTTGACTCGACTTATTCCCAAACTGTTTGAATACACTTTCACTTGCCCTAACCaaccctctctctcttttctctctctgaaTAATATGCACACAAAGAATCTCAAAAACATTATggtgaacaagaagaagaactgaaaaaaaaaactctcaCATGCATCCTCACATGATGAACTACCACCGGCACCATACCATGCGACGCGACGCGACGCGATGCGTGGCCAAGCAAAGCAAGCAAGGAAGGTAGCTCGATCGCTCGATCGCTAGCCCAATCATCGTCTCATCAAGGACACGCACGCATGCTCATGAGCCCTATCAGATTTCCGCCGGGCGCGGGTGCAATCCTTGGCACACAAGCATCGCATCTGCATTCCCCTTTCGCTTTCCCATTTCCCTCGCCTTTTGCGCTGGTGATCGTCGGGGTGGTTGCCCTCCCCCGTCAGAAGAGCATCCAGTCCAGCCGGTTCGTCGGCGGCGCGCCGGAGGACGCCGTCGAGCTCACGGTGGTCGTGGAGGACGCCGAGGACGTGGACGGCAGCGACGACAGCAGGTCGAACATCTCCCACCGCgtctgccccgccgccgcccccggctgctgctgctgctggtggtgatTGTACTGGTGCtgaggcggcggctgctgccttggttgctgctgctgatgctGCGCCGGCGGCTGATGCTTGACGGCGGCCTTCTCGCCGGATTTGCGGATGATGGCGGCGTTCTTGGCCGCCACTGCGTCGAGCGTCTCCACGTACTTCTGCACGCGCTTCACCTGCAACGCGTCGATTCAATTAGATTAGATGAGCCGCGGCATTCAAGGCGGGGAAGAAACCAGCCGAGCCCAATTGATGCGCTGCTGAGCTGCGCGCCGTGCTGACAGGCCGGATTACTATTTACCTGCATCCGCCTATGCGCCTTGACGTCGCCGTCGGCGACCACCGCGTCGAGCTTGAGCAGCTCGTTCATGAGCAGCTCCGTCACCTGCACCACGTCGTTCTCCGCCACCTTCTCCCCCTTGCGCACCGACgcgtccagcgccgccacctgccaaccagagagagagagagattcaCAGGGGAGCAGGTCAACTCCTCTGTTCCGCTCTGTTCCTGCTCGCCACCCGATGGGCTCGGAAAAAGATGCAATCTTGGGATACGGTGGGTGGCAATGCGGGCCACCGACGGAGTgacggacggaccttgggcGCGAGCTTGTCCACctcggcggtgaccgcggcgaCGGCCTTGGCGGCCTTCTCGAGGTGCCCGTTGCGGCGCTCCTCGATGAGCCGGCGCGCCTTGGCCTCGGGgtcctcgacgacgacgagcttGGAGCGGTCCTTGACGCCGGCCATGTCCAGGAACGCCTTGGAGTCGCGCTCCTTGTCCTTGTACAGCACCTTCTGGTCGTCCGGGTGCAGCCCCGTCTTGGCCGCCACCAGCTTCTTCAGctcccctgcaccaccatccaATCCGAAAACAGTTAGGCGGTTGCCGGCGGCCGCAGCAACCTCGCCGGCTGGCACCGAACCAATCGATCACTGACCGAAGGACGCCTCGGAGCTGATGTAGATCTCGTGCGTGACGCCGGCGTGCTTGACCTTGACGCGGATGGTGGGCACGGGCTTGACGTTGGGCGACGGCTCGTCGTCCGGCAGCCCGCCGCCCCGCTTCTGCACCAGCATCCCGCCAGGCCGCACCTCCCAGACCTCCTCCGCCGGCACCTTGCTCCCCGCCGACGCCggggccaccgccggcgccgcctccttCACCGACCCCAGCTTCGCCGGCGCGCCTTTCCTCGCCTTGGGGGTCGCTCCCAGCATCCTGCCCCCTCCTCCTGCTCCCTTTCCAAGCTAGTACTACCAGTCTACTAGCTGTAAAGCTCGGGGGTTGGGGGGCGCCGGGCCGGACCTTTGACCGAGGCGAGAACGAGCAATGGCGCGCCAAGGAAGCACGAGAGCTCCTGGGGCAGCGAATATGAAGGCCGCGGGGATCGGAGGGGGGATCCGGAGGAGGAAGGCGACGGGcggacggacggacggacggaTGGATGGACAGcgaggaggatgaagaggagAAGCAAATAATGGCGAGAGGCCGATGAGGAGGAGGGGGGAACCACCGCATGGACAAGGGGAATATATACGCCAAATAGAATAGCGGCCACTGACCACATGGCGAATACATTATCACCATCACCTCAGCTCCAAATCTCCAAAGGAaaggagatcgaggaggaggaagacgattCAAAATCGCAAACCGTTTTCTAATGAATCGGTTTCTGCATAAACCTCGCTATTATTTCGGCCTGGCCTGATCGCGACCGCTTTTAATTTCATTTTGTTCGTACAAATAAATTCGATGTAtacccgcaaaaaaaaaaatcgacGCAGCtgtagagagagggagggagggagggaggatgCGTCAGTCCAGTCGGCACACACTGCAGCACCAGCCGCTTAGCTAGACGCTAATGGCGCCATCTGGCGATCACTGTTCGTTGCTTCTTATTTTGTTTCAGTTTGTATGGTTGGTTTCGGTGCTACTTCTTGCTCGTCTTGATGCTACCTGCCTGAATTTATTTATGTATGATTcttgtaaataaacataaagGAGATGGAAGGATCCTGAGGCCTGATTCGTTTTCGTTTGGTTGGACGTTGAATCACCTAGCTAGTGTCGGCCGCTCTGCAtctgctcctgctgctgctgccagcGCTTCGTAATCACACTACGCCTTTTCCCCAGCGTTTCATCTCACCTGCTAATCGCGATGCGCCCCGTGCCTGTCGAGACATGAACGTGCCAACCATCGTCGGTAGAAATCCAGGCATCATCAGCATCGTCAGCAGGTAAAACATTTGCAagaaacaaaaacaaaaaagaaaCTGACGCAACGGCCACTGCTTTTAAAAcaacttttttttaaaaaaaagaaaactacCTTTGAAACAGTTACAGGTACTCTCACGGCATCAGCAGCAGGTAGTTGAGCGAGGTTCATCGGCTGATGATGAATGAGGTGGTGGGAATGCAGCGCACATGCGGATGGGATGCAGCTGGTGGTGAGGTCGTATTAGCAGTGCATTATtagcgccggccggccggagctCGAGCATGATTTGGGTTTGTTTTGTTTGTTGGCTCTGGCTCTGCCTCTGGCTCCTCTAACCACCCCGAGCGAAGAAGAAAAAATGCGGGGTTAATTCGGCTTTGTTCGTCGACTGATGGGTTGCCTGGCAGATGGAGTGGCAAGAACAAGCAGCAAGATTTGCAGGGATAGGGAATGTGCGTTGTGCCATTGTGCGAGAGCAGAATCACGAACTAACccatctttttcttcttctttttgtcGAGAGGTCTTTCCAACAGAAAAAAAACCCTGAATTGATGTATCTCCGTCAGGTTCAGAGAAACTAGCGAGCATCGCTTTTGAACGCTGTGTATACTACTAGAGAGCTGTGCAAACTTTCTGGTTGCAATGCAATGCATGCAGATGAACACAAGCTTCTGGACGCGATCCGATCTGCGTGCTGGTGCTGCTGGTACGATTCTGTACACGGCCGAGAAACCCGTGTCAAACCAGGTGTCGCCATGGACATGGTTACATTTACGGGCCAGCAGTGGGAGCACGGAAAGTGAAACAGTGCAGGCCGATCAGATCAGACGGCAGAGCATTATGTATGCGGCGTCAGTCCGGGTCAATCTCCAATAATGAAACGCTCGAGTGGTATGGTACTACACGGCAGCACGCTCGCTTAAAATGGTTGGATCCCTACCGTTACCTGAACAGGGCGATGGCTCAGGAGCAGCTACAAGTACTACTAATGTACTGTCAGTTCTTTGAGTTTCCTAGTTTATTTATGTTACGCACCATGCTGTCAAATCATACTTTACCGAGCTTATTAACCGTATCCGATCATGTGGGTGGCAAGCCTGCTCCCGAggtaaaaagaagaagaaaaaactaGAATCATTGCTGAAGTTAAACTCTAGCTTTTTTTTTGCCCCATCGAGAATCTGAAAGAGCATTAAGAAAACAGTCATTCAAGCTGCTGCAAAAGCAAGTTGGCGTGTTGTGGTGACTGGTGGTAGCTGAAGGCTGAAGGGGGGAAGCTGACAGTCTGCGCTCCACCGACAGTCAGGGGGTGTCGCACGGTCCCCACGTGGGGCTGCCACgctggccgccgcccctccccctccgTCCACCGGCCGCCCGGCCCGGCGTTGACCGCCGAAAAAGACGCTGGAACCTACCACCTTCCAGTCTTCCACGCTctcgctcgccggcgttccGTTCACTCGCAGATGCCGGGGATCCCATTCcaaaaggaaagagagaaaaaaaaatgaacaGCCACGTTTCTGCACAACTGCCCCGCCCGGCTTTGCTTTTTTGTTTCTTCGAATTCGGATTTCGATCGATCCCTTTTGCTTTCAGAAAACAAATTAAGCAAAATGCAGTCAGTTTGTCACCAATCCACATGCGCAGTTTGGTGTGCAGTAACCACTCTTTCGCCTGCAGATGACCATCCAGTGCTCGAGGATGAATCTCAGCTGCTTTAATTTTTACCCCCATGAAATTAAAACATCAGCCTGAGATCTTGAGAAGCACGGGGGTTCATCAGTCGCCGGCTagacgacggcgagcggcggttgCTTGCTGGTGCATCCAGATCCAGGCATGCGGGTGCTCCGATCCCCGTGTCTCTGCAGCGGCCTCTACCTGCGGCCACGGAATCGGAATGTTCCCCGGGCCGGGCGTCGTCGGCCACGCCAACCAAGTCCCAACGAATCGATCGAAAGCTCATCCCAACAATGGCGCATGCTAACCTGTAGCTTAACACCGACCGACGCTGGCTACGCGAGCACATTATATTGGCATCAATCACAACGCAAGCACTGCCGGTGCCAGACGAGCTCGACGGGATAGCATATGGTTAGGGAGTCATGTCAGCAGGAAAAAGACAAGGAGTTGCATGTATGATATACGCATAGACCACAAGAGAGGTCGCAGGCGTTATTATCTACTCCTAATTGCGAAGCGATCATGGCATGGTATGGGGaatcagcggcggcggcggcgggaaggcCGGTGCCGCCTCCCTGTCAGCCCATGTCactcgctcgccgtcgccgccgaccgACCCACCCCAGCGCGCGGCAGGCGCGACAGAGAGAGAACGaagctgctggctgctgccgcCGTGGAGGATCGGAGGAGAGCAGCCGGGCAGGTGCCGAGTTACCCTCAGCTCGCCACAGCGGCCTACAGCCGTGGCGACGGCATCCGCTCACCTAACCCTCCATTCCTCCACATATACTGACAGCCTAGGTAGAATCTAGTAGATTTCTGCTGCGCCTGCAAGCAAGAGTGATAAGTGCACGCTCGTGCCATCAATCGTCTTCCCGTCGTCGATCTCGTCATGAGTTCATAGATGTTACTACCATGAATATGAATGAGCTGGCTCGTGCGCAGAGCTAATGCTACCACCCCAAAACTTGCCCTTTTGTTTCCCTAGGCATGGACGACGCATGGTCCATGGGGACGGATCACGAGCTTTCTCAAGAAAGATATGGAACGACATAAATGTAGCCCGACCATGGCTTTACCTTTCCCATGGCGGCGAGGCGAATCCATGGGCCGGGGACGACACAGAGAAGGGTTCGGTAGCTCCGATCCGTCTTCCTCCACTCCATCAGCAGGCAGTAGGCTTGGAATAAGCAAGCAACCAATCATTGGCGCGGTACAGTTCGGTTGCTGCTCCCAAGCGTCATTGCAGACTTGCAGTTGCAGGCCAATAGACCGACTGTACAATTAAGTACAGTTGGCACTTGGATCCTTCTTCAGCTGCAGGCCGGTGAGTAGGTCTCTGGCAGTGTTCATGCCGTCTGCATGCAGGATTTAGTATGAGCTAGCTGATGAGGCAGCATGCAGGATCGGTGCTTCTAGCGTTCTAGGGAGCTACCATGTGCTGCATGCTGAGCATCGCCTCCCCATTTGTCAGCTCGTTCTGCTGGCCAGTGCGTGGTTACAGCAAGCGATCGTGCATGTGGAGAGGACACTGTGCTGTCTGTGCaaagtcttcttcttcttcgttccctctctctctctctcaagacAGCTGCTTGCTTCCCTTTTCTAAGCCCAACTGGCCGGTGAAAAGTAAAGGTTAAGCCACTGGATCGATCGACCTCCATCGGCTGCACCGATTCCAGTGCGGAACTACTAGCATGCATGGTCTCGCATGCCAGCCTGACCAACGACGCGGACACATGCATGGGATTGTTTAACCGATGCGCGGCACGAGTTT
The genomic region above belongs to Panicum hallii strain FIL2 chromosome 4, PHallii_v3.1, whole genome shotgun sequence and contains:
- the LOC112890814 gene encoding BAG family molecular chaperone regulator 3-like; its protein translation is MLGATPKARKGAPAKLGSVKEAAPAVAPASAGSKVPAEEVWEVRPGGMLVQKRGGGLPDDEPSPNVKPVPTIRVKVKHAGVTHEIYISSEASFGELKKLVAAKTGLHPDDQKVLYKDKERDSKAFLDMAGVKDRSKLVVVEDPEAKARRLIEERRNGHLEKAAKAVAAVTAEVDKLAPKVAALDASVRKGEKVAENDVVQVTELLMNELLKLDAVVADGDVKAHRRMQVKRVQKYVETLDAVAAKNAAIIRKSGEKAAVKHQPPAQHQQQQPRQQPPPQHQYNHHQQQQQPGAAAGQTRWEMFDLLSSLPSTSSASSTTTVSSTASSGAPPTNRLDWMLF